The region ACTATTATTTTCGAAATTTGCAGCTTTTTTTAATCTAAATTTCGCTGAACAAGTAGCAATAAGACGTACAAAAACAGAATTAGTCAATGTTTGCACAAAAACAGACTGAAATACTTAAAATTAACTAAATAAATGAGTTGATATTTTGGATATTTGAAATTCAGTACTTATTTTTGCAAACCCAAATAAAGAAAATATTAAAAAAATATACAAAGCAATGAAAAAGGGTATACATCCAGAGAACTACCGGCTAGTGGCGTTTAAAGACATGTCAAACGGTTATACTTTTGTAACTCGTTCGACCGCAAACACAAAAGAAGAAATTGAAATCGACGGCGAAAAATATCCTTTGGTGAAGTTAGAGATTTCAAATACATCTCACCCATTTTACACTGGTAAGATGAAACTTGTCGACACAGCAGGACGTGTTGATAAATTTAAAAACCGTTACAAAAAACACTACGAGAACCGCAAATAATTGCTGTTCTACACGATATTTAAAGCTCCGTTGTTTCGACGGAGCTTTTTTTATTAATTTTATATCGTAAAAGAAACCCCAAAAACCGTTCAAACATGGACAAGCTCAATTTTCTGGATTTTAATCATAAAAACCTATTACCATTAACCTATACAAAACCGATTGCAAAACTCAGAGTTGGGATTTTAACTATTGAGGAAAAATGGCAGCAAAGACTAAAAACAGATTACGGATATATAACAGAAGCCTATCTGCAAAAAAAATATCCTTTTGCTTCTGCCAGTGATTACCTGGTAATCAATTCGGGAGTTTTACCAAATGAGCAGTTAATTCAAGCCATTCAGCAATTAAAAAAAGGCGAAAAATTAATACAGGAACAAAATTTTATTGCCGCCCGAATAGACAATCAACAATTCAATAAAAATGATATTGAGACATTGAACCCCATCGAATACACCCATCCATACAGGGAAGTACAATTTCCATGGCACATTTTTTCGTGGAACGGTGAAGAAATCATCCGGGATTTCGAATTGATTACACAAGATCGTAAAAGCGCTCCATTAAATAAAAATAACCAGGCAACGGGTCAGGAAAACATATTTATAGAGCCCGGAGCAAAAATAAATTTCGCTACAATTAATGCCGACAGAGGGCCGGTATACATTGGCAAAGATGCTGAGATAATGGAAAACAGCGTAATACGCGGTCCTTTTGCTATGCTTGGAGGTGCAGTAGTAAAAATGGGGGCAAAAATTTATGGCCCGACTACAATTGGTCCGGTTTCTAAAGTTGGTGGAGAAATAAACAATAGTGTTTTCCAGGGCCACAGCAATAAGGCCCATGATGGGTTTCTGGGCAATTCAGTCATTGGAGAGTGGTGCAACCTTGGCGCAGACACGAATAATTCAAATTTAAAGAACAATTATGCAGAGGTAAAGGTTTGGAATTATGATGCCGAACGATTTATTAAAACCGGCCTTCAATTTTGCGGACTCATTATGGGCGATCATTCCAAATGTGGAATAAACACAATGTTTAACACAGGAACTGTTGTTGGGGTAAGTGCTAAC is a window of Salinivirga cyanobacteriivorans DNA encoding:
- a CDS encoding type B 50S ribosomal protein L31, whose amino-acid sequence is MKKGIHPENYRLVAFKDMSNGYTFVTRSTANTKEEIEIDGEKYPLVKLEISNTSHPFYTGKMKLVDTAGRVDKFKNRYKKHYENRK
- a CDS encoding GlmU family protein; the encoded protein is MDKLNFLDFNHKNLLPLTYTKPIAKLRVGILTIEEKWQQRLKTDYGYITEAYLQKKYPFASASDYLVINSGVLPNEQLIQAIQQLKKGEKLIQEQNFIAARIDNQQFNKNDIETLNPIEYTHPYREVQFPWHIFSWNGEEIIRDFELITQDRKSAPLNKNNQATGQENIFIEPGAKINFATINADRGPVYIGKDAEIMENSVIRGPFAMLGGAVVKMGAKIYGPTTIGPVSKVGGEINNSVFQGHSNKAHDGFLGNSVIGEWCNLGADTNNSNLKNNYAEVKVWNYDAERFIKTGLQFCGLIMGDHSKCGINTMFNTGTVVGVSANIFGSGFPRNLIPSFSWGGAGGFTEFKLNKALEVTERVFERRKKTLDKTEIDILTHIYEETAKYRKFN